Genomic segment of Panicum virgatum strain AP13 chromosome 9N, P.virgatum_v5, whole genome shotgun sequence:
CGCAGCTGAATAGCTGGTGCCGGTCTCTTCAGGGTTCATGAGAGGCGTGTTGGGTCTCCGACGACAGCAATGAGCTACAGCTGCTACTTACCACGACCTCGACGGTGTAGTTGAAGGCGAAGACGTCGCGCTTGGTTAGGAGCTTGTCGACGAACGGGCCGGTGACGAGGAGCACGGCGGACTGGTACGGCGACGACTGGTACAGCAGCTGCGTCGAGGACACCTTCAGCCTCCTCTGGATTTGGTTGGTCAGCTTTGTTCAACACCAGGGTTAAGGACGACAATCTAGGGTGTGGATACACGCTCGAGTTCATGTGAAAACAGTAAGCACAAGGAGTCAAAAGGATACAATCTGTCCGACGCATGTCGCGGCGATGGTGAGCGCGGCGATGATGGAGCCGAGGAGATTGAGCTGGAGGTCAGTGACCGACGCGATGCCGACTCCCACGAGCAGGACCATGAGGGAGGCCTTGATGCTCTGGCTGAAAGGTTCAAGATTGTCAAAGCATGAGAGAAGGTCATCTTTGCAACAACTCAAAACTTGTACAGGAACAGCGTACAAATTGTGCCAAAATGGATGTATGGTGTCAAGTAATTGGAGGACGACCTGAACTTCTTGTTCAGAAAGATGGTTTCCAAGACGACGGTGAAGGGTATGATGGCCAGCTTGGTCATCTGTTGCGTGCAAGAAACAGTCAACGGTACATTCAGAGGCGAGAAGGCAAGCACTATGCATGGTTTCAGCAAATTGTAGTTTAGTCGGGTGCATGCTTGCCTGGTAGAAGCCAACAGAGTTGAATCCGAGGCAGAGGTTGAGAAGGCCAATGGAGATGCCATTGAGCAAGCCGAAGGAGATGACGGTCCGCGCGTCGATAGGCTTGGGCTCGAAGAAGCGCAGCCGCTGCGCGACGTACAGCGTGAAGAAGGTGACCATCAGGTGCCAGCTCGTCAGCGTCGTCGCTGCATTACATACATCCGTCACACGGAGAATGAGAAACATTCAGAAACTTGAGGTGAAAGCACGAAAACAGCAACCGACAAAGAGTTCCGAAGCTCCGAAAGCACGCGTGCTCACCGAAGAAGAAGCCGAGGGTGCTGATGAGGTACTTGTTGCAGATGACGATGGCCACGGACGAGGTGACCGAGAGGCTCAGCGCGCCGGCGACGCCCATCCGGGAACCCGCGCCGTCCGACatctccttcccctccccgccgacggcggccggcggcttcCCTGCTGGTGCGGAAGCAGCCATGAGCCCATGAGCGAGCGGTCACCGCGGGCGATCCCTAGATATGCTGTGAATCTCGATGCCTCTCCCTGGCCTCAGGGTTCACGCGCGCACGTGCTGAGCTCGCTCGGCTGGGCGGGGGGCGTTGACATTGCCGCGGCGGATGGAGCGGAGCGGCTGCAACTCGgagggccggcgagctcgggcatTAATGCGGGTCACGCGACGTGTGTCAGTGTGGATCAAAAAGAAAACACAAGGTGCAGTGGTGCGGTGCCCCGTTTGGAGCGTGCGCGAATCGAATGGAAGTTAGTCGACTGTTCATCTCATGATCAGTTCCTCACAAGCGGCGAGATGGTTCGTGCATCCCTGCAAGAATCGATCGTGGACTTGGCTGTTCTGAGCGCACGTGATGTGTGAATGCTACCGTGCAACAAAAAGGAGGGTTACCTGTGCGAAATCATTGGTGCTTCCGCTTAGGTGGTCGGCTTAGATTAGTTGCATCGCAAGAAGGCAGCTTCAAGTACAGTAGTAGGTCCGCAGCCACCTAGCTGTATTCGCTTGGCttatcagccaaccagccagaaGTACTATTTTCTCATACTAAATTAGTATCAACCACCAACTGACAGTCATTCAGCAGTACAATTCTCTCGTAACAAATTAGCACCAACCATCAGCCACAGCTGTTTTTTTATAATCTGAGGCCAGTCTGCCTAGTACGCATTAGTAGGTGGTTGGTCAATGACTCGCTCGCTACTCGTCAGCCAGTCACATCAGCGTGTAGTGAGCTAGTGGCACGCACCAATATGGGGTGTGCCAGTGTTGCTTTCTAGACTGGTGTTCATCCAGAGGGGGGCGGCAGACGCCAATCCAGCCGTAGTACACTCACCAAGGTACTCAAAGTCGACATGGTAACTGGTACCTTAACCCCGTACTAGTAGCATCACAAATTAACTACTCGAAACTGGAAGGGAAGCAGCAGAGCAGCAATTGATTAGCCCATGGTGCAGTACCGGAAGCATCCCTTCCTAGGAGATCTGGGGATGCTAATTAAGGCCGGGCATGGCTCTGTTCTCCTGGCATGATACTCGGCCATGTGACAGATTTGCTTGCTCCGAGAAGAGAAGAGACAGGTCAAAGGGAGCCAGCCCGGCATGGAGACCGGCAGAATCCGGGGGATCTTCGCTCTTCGGTGCGCGGCTGGTCAGGGCGTGCGCTGCGTGCACGAGGTGGAGGAGCGGAGCCCCCGGCCCGTCGATGTGCACGTTGTCAGTCTGTCAGAGAAGCTTCCATTGGCCTCAGATCCCATCCCCGTGCAGTTAGCAGCCGCAGAATCTCCAGATTCCGGTAGGGACCGACCAATCATGGCATTTCCCCGCCTCCACGAAATTCATGGGGTTCCTGTTCCTCCGAGCAGCCCTGATTACCGAACGCTGCCAGCCAGAGTGCTCTTCAGACTTCACAAGGAGCGGAGGCGGCCCCGGGGTGCTGACTGCTAGCTGAGAACGCGGGCTATTTTCCATCACCGACGGCGACGTCTGCCCGAAATTAGGCGCCCGGCGGCGCACGGAGAAGGGACGAGGATGGCACGGCCCCACGAAGGGCCAGCTGGGGGACTCCGGCCAATGCAGGGCTGCCACGGCATGCACGCGTGACGTCAGACTATGCACTATGCAGGGGCAAGGACCTCCGCGGATTCCCTTCGTTGGTTTGACTGCCAAACGAGGACACGCCTATCCTATGAGAGCACAGAGCAGAATCCTGGTTTTGTTAGCAGTGTTTCTTGCGAAAGTGTTATGAGCGTTTTGGTTACCAACCAACTCCCATGATTGATTTTCTATCTACGCAACCTGCTCTGGATATGTATGCACCTAGATACTActctttttgtgtgtgtgtgtgtgtgtggaaatTGATGAGCAATGCATTCCTGAAACGCGCCGAACTTGTacacggcggcggccatgacGAAACCAAGGGCGCCGGAACGGACAGACAGAGGTTGAAACACGCGCCCGTAACCGACGGCGGCCGGGCGGACGCTAGCGGCCGCGCAGGCCATGGCTGCCCAATCCGAGGTAGGACTGAAACACATGCGCCACCGGCGTAATCTTGATTCCCAGCGATCGAATCGAACAAACAGACGGGCAAACCTACCGGGAAACAAACGGAACGGCCAGAGCCAGCGCGCGTGATCCGGAAGAGAGAGCTACGGGAGACCCAGGGGAAccgggagaggggaggggagggatcGTGACGTGCGCACCTGTCGCGGCCCTCTGCAGGATCCCTTTATTTGTTCGCTTGCGTATCTATCCGCGCGCGCTTCTTCCTCCCGGCGAGCCCTCGACCGATCGGATCTCCTGGCGAGGGAGGCGAAGGGAGCGAGGGGAGGGGCCGGAGGCGAACAATCGTCGGGTCTTCTCGTCTCCTCCGCGGAGGGAGGGGGGCGCAGAGGGAACCGCGGGTTTTTGGTCGCGATTGATTTCCCCGTGTGTTTTGTGTGGAATTGGTGGAGGGGAGGCCGGGGGGTGGCTGGTGGAGAaggagatggcggaggcgggGAAGTCTGGGAGAgaagagaagggaggagggTAGGTGGCGAACTGCTCAAGCGCCCGCCGTCGCTCGCATCCTCGCAGcgcgtcgcctcgcctcgccgtggcgcccagccccaccCACGCCTTCGGCGGTTCGgccttccttccttccctccctctccctccgagACGTGGGCCCGGCTCCTGGGGCACCGGTGCGGGGGCCCATTTTCCGCGGGGCCCAACTGTGTTTTGCTGGCGGCGGggattgatgatgatgatgagcatgatatTTGTTTCGTTCGAAAAccgttttattttattttttatagtaCTTTATCAATATATGTCATCCACTAAAGTTATTAACTCAATTTTTCTAAACATGCAAGCTATCCACGTCATCATATAAATTTATTATATCAGACGTCACATTACCATTCACTATATCTTaagaacatatcaggtgcaaatcaATCTCGCCGTGCAAACTGTGCAAACTCCAATTTAGATCACCAGATCAATATCCAAGGTACATGAGAGATTTGTTAATTTCATAATTATCCGCCCGTTCTTAGATTGGGTAATCACATCTTTGCAAATCCATCCATctgactttctttgtttgtccCGAATTAgagtttgcacggtttgcatCGAACATGAACACCGAGATGCCAGGCAAAAGACCCACGTGCCCTCAACGATTCCGATGTAAAAGGAAACGAAGGTTTGTTAGAGCTTATCCTTAGAAACTCAACACTttccttttaaaaaaaagtcAGCAGCATGTTATGCGTACTTGCTACGAACAATACAAAAATCAGCCggtgcagctgcagcagcctcTACAGCATCTGCTCTTTCGTGGCGACTAGCAAAGCAGTGTGGCACGTCTTCAATCAGCTCATACCATGTATTTTTCCTGGCTTTTTCAGAGATGGGTACTATTTCGTAGTCGCTGTTTGCTCcttgccgccgcgccccgcgcggACCGTGGCTGGTACAAAGCGTACCAATGATTATTTGTACCGTCGCGCCTTGCTGGCTCACAGGGAAAGCTGCTGGAGGATTGGCTCACCCCAACTGCTGTTAGGTTGGAAGCCATTGTTTCACCAGCGTGGCAGCGTCACGTCACGTACTGCGCGGCTGGCAaagcttgcgccgccgcccaatcgcgTCCCGACGAGCGCCCTGCGCGACGACGACGTACGGCGTCCGTTCCGACGACCACGTCGTCCGATGGAAAGTTTGAGTAGAGGACCTACACGAGTCTGTGCCAGCTTCTGTTCGTCGATcgtcatttttttttgagacaattCGAGAGCTTTATTATATAGGAATCACAGGAGGACAATCAGTTTCTGTTTCTGTTACTCTCTCCAGGCAAGATGGGAATGAGTGTAACCAAAAAAACATCTGGGTTCGACTCTGAGGTGAAGCCCGCACATCCATAAGCTGCCTCATTGCTTTCCCGATGCACAAATGAAATTTTAAAGTTCACAAAGCTCCTGCTAAGCTCTTGAATCTCCTGCCAAAGGCCAGCCGCCGTGCTAAGCCCGCTCATGTCCGACTGCAACAGACTAACCAAGGTAAGGTTATCCATCTCCATGTGCACCTGCTCATATCCATGCGTTGCTGCCAAAATGAGACCGTCTCTCGCAGCCATCGCTTTCAGCTGTCAAGGCATCAGGTATTCGGGGACATGCGAGTAGCTTTTCGCCGTTGCTGCCAGTATTCTGCCACCTGCATCCCTTAACACCACGCCCCCCTTTCCCATCGCGGGAACAGGCTGGAACGCCGCATCTGCATTCACTTTGCACCATCCTACATCGGCTGTTTTCCCTCGGCTACTTTCTCTCGCCGGCTCACGGATACGGCGCCGATACGTCCGTGGAGTAtcggagaaaaagaaaaattatgaaTAAATGGATACGTGGGCCGGACATGTATCTGCACACTTTTGGGACACGGCCCAGCCCACGAAACACTTCAGCCTCATTTCCCATAACCCCTCCTGCCCTAGCCCCCCACGGCCAGCACTCCACGGACGCACGCAGGCGCTGCCCGAGCCCGACCAGGCGCGCCCGCCcgcacgagcgccgccgcttgccgtcACCGGCGACGAGCCGCCACCCGCCGGCAAGGAGGAGCGCTGGCTGCAATCTCCGGTGAGTTCCCCTTTCCTGTTCTTGCTGTCCTCTCTAATTTCCTCCTCCCCGTTCCCGATGGCCCAATCTAGAGCGCCGCACACACCACACACGCAGCAGCCGGCCGGCGCCCGCATGAGCACCGCAGCTTGCCGGCGACGAGCCACCGGCAAGGAGCGCCGACCACCGTCGCAGCAGCACGagcgccgcgcggccgccgccggcggccgtccGCCCGCCCACGACGAGCCACCACCTCCAGCGCAGCACTCTTTATTTTTTCCCCTGTCCATTTCTTTTCCTCTTTGATTTCATCCTTCCCATTCTGATTCCCATTCTGATCTAGAGACTTGTTCTTGATTTCTTGAGGGGTAGATGACAGCATCGAGCAGTGCTAGTGCTAGCACTAGTGGTAGCATACGTTCTGAGGCCATGACCGACATCACGGCTCCAATGTTGCCTGCTATTTATCTGTATTGGAACTTTTATTTAGTGATTGCTCAAATTTTACACTTTCACAATTTTAATttgcattattatttattttattaaaaaatagtaaaacgtATCCTCGTATCGTGTTTTCTGATAAATTGCTGTATCCGCTTATTCGCATCCGTGCTGCTTAGACTATAACAGGATGGACTTTCATGGAATGTTACTTTTTAAATTCTAGCCGTGGTGATGAGAGTTGATGCAGCTTCAACAGCTGTTAATTATGTTGTTGCAATTCTTGGTGCAGTGAGAGCTCCTAGTGCATCGAATATTTCAGGTCTTCTACTAATTGCAATAGAGCAGCTGTCTTTCAATGGGTTGTCTTTCCTAATATGTTCATTTACTTACTTCCATAGAGAAAGAAAtgtgtttttcttttcatgAATATGCAGGAACATCAGCGCATCAGAATGAAAATGTGTTGTTGTAGCTTTATTACCGACCACCCCTGTATCGACTGAAGCCATGTGCGCTCACTAGTTATTTTGTTGGCATGCATATATTTGATCTTTGATTATAATTTATCGAACCCTCGGAGCAAAAAACAAGAAGAATGATCTTTTCTGGTTTTATTGTCTTTGTCGGTTATCACAATAGAAAATTTGTAATGGGTTCAATCACTTCACAAATTGTAATTCTCCAAAACATATACTAGATAGCCCTGTTGGAGTGTTCCAAATTTAGTTTTGTATTGCGTGACTGAGCATCATATTGCATATTAATATATTTGCTGTAATCCTTGTGTTGAATCTTTTGCTAGAAGTACTGTATTTATGTTTCCTTTCATGTTGTTTTTGCACCTTGTTTCTAGTAGATATGCATGCTCAGCATCGTAAATTTCTTACCCATGTCAACAGCGAAGCAGTTTTATAATCGGCTTTATTTTTTTGTTGCTCCCGCCAATTTGTTtcatgatgattttttttaaccaTTTCCAGGTGTCAGGGTATTTGCAAACAGTGACAAAAGTTGTGCTTTGCTGTGGAGTCATGGCTGCAAAGATACGTGTAGTGATGAAGTCTTTTACGAGCCAAAGCAACAAAGTCTCAGGGCTGTTGCCATACACAAAGAAGGTTGGACTGCCTGAATCCCGAGCTTTATTTACTGTGTTGCGGTCCCCTCATATTGACAAGAAGTCCAGGGAACAATTTTCAATGCATGTCAAGAAACAGTTTGTGGAACAGAAAGCCGAAATGcatgagctgcacaagaagttgtTCTGGTTAAAACGTTTGCGTATTCCTGGGGCTCAGTATGAAGTCCAAATTTCTTTCAAGACACGGCTGGATATGGGGAGCCTAAAGTCCCTAGTTGCTTGATGGCTCTTAAATCTGTCTTCCCATACCTTAGGTTTGAAGTGGACTGCTATTCTGTGTTTtgatgtggagattgtcaaGCAGAATTTGCATCCATCAAAATTTCATATGAAGAACTGCTTTATTTGAAGAATTTCCAGAAATGCAGCTGATATTTATTCAAAGCTTTTAGAAACCATGAAACTGCAGCATGATGTAATGCTATAAATATGCTTGATTGTTGGAGCTTTGTGTGGTACTGTTTCCAATGCAGCTCAAGCAGTCATCATGTTCCAATcctatttgtttttttaaactcatgttttatcttTGTATATTCCTTGCATTAGACAACTGCTTGAAAACTCCCTTACAATTATAATAAAGGGGAAAATGCTGTAAGGATGTTGTGGCAGGCTGGCTTCAACATGCAGAACAGTTTTATTTGCAAGAATGGCACATGAGATTCAAAAAACAGATGGCCATGTCGTCGTTAGGAAGAACTCCGGCTGTTgcttgatggatgaatggccCTGAATGAACATGGTTGTGCTTCATTACTTGCGTCTATTTTCCTCGACAGCATACCTTGTGTACGTCATCCTTGTTTTTGTGCTACTATGTGACAAGCTTCATGTAAACTTGTGCTACTAACTATATACTGAATCTTCAAAAACTCGATCTCACCACCCCTCCGCGAACACCGACTCCGCATATGGGCTGATCTTGTCGTCGTCGCTGATGCGGCAGCCGAAGACCTCCAGCCTTAGGCAGCATCGCAAACGGTGAGCACTAGAGTGTGCAAGAAGAACCGTCCAATTTAACACTGCTTTAAGCAAACCGACGATCATCATTTTTAAGATGAGAGTTATCACACGTTCGTCTAAGGATATGCCACATGCTATAAAACATGAAACTGATATGACATTCGACACACACCTTTTACAAACTGATATGACATGCCACATGCCACATATCTAGAGACTCCGACAACTGATATGACATTCGCTTAAAATGATATAAAACAtggtagtcccggtatgcgCTCTATTGCATGTCCAAGATCATTCACACACACCTTTTACAAAAGATACATCACCAATGAACCACAAAGAATAATTTTAAATATTTAAAAGTTTAACAACTAAATATTACGAGTTCACAGGAGGgttcaaatctgaaattaaaAAGTTTAAGCTTCCATTACaacttacaagccttgggctcacgaatgACATAAATTAGACATGAAATTAaagtttagtgtttcatcatGCTCTCCCAAAAT
This window contains:
- the LOC120690776 gene encoding UDP-xylose transporter 1-like → MSDGAGSRMGVAGALSLSVTSSVAIVICNKYLISTLGFFFATTLTSWHLMVTFFTLYVAQRLRFFEPKPIDARTVISFGLLNGISIGLLNLCLGFNSVGFYQMTKLAIIPFTVVLETIFLNKKFSQSIKASLMVLLVGVGIASVTDLQLNLLGSIIAALTIAATCVGQILTNQIQRRLKVSSTQLLYQSSPYQSAVLLVTGPFVDKLLTKRDVFAFNYTVEVVAFIALSCSIAVCVNFSTFLVIGTTSPVTYQVLGHLKTCLVLSFGYIILKDPFSARNVAGILIAIFGMGLYSYYSVAESRKKTEAAISLPVAAQMIEKDSAPLLGAKGSPRPENKSEDSFDYMPRTAKSAFTGR